The Glycine soja cultivar W05 chromosome 6, ASM419377v2, whole genome shotgun sequence genome has a window encoding:
- the LOC114415751 gene encoding uncharacterized protein LOC114415751: MSQRSCREQKSWLGLGVVPSMADYETSTSHNHHSKETAFQALNTIIQLHFEKTLEKKRAIDLQKKELHKLFQIFFIFLGLVFLAQAQSPRLQCRHCWIPITLLSMAHLIFYVSVAQTLRCINAFKYQRRCHKLTLGLATEKLREIKTRLAGAATNGADYDSVVADEEFEIHYQEPPESYFGKFKRNWALHFSFLILIYAFMISSSVVLLCF; the protein is encoded by the coding sequence ATGTCCCAACGTTCTTGTCGGGAACAAAAGAGCTGGCTTGGGCTTGGCGTGGTTCCATCCATGGCAGACTACGAAACCAGCACCAGCCACAACCACCACTCGAAAGAAACAGCCTTCCAGGCCCTGAACACCATAATCCAGCTCCACTTCGAGAAAACCCTGGAGAAGAAGCGCGCCATCGACCTCcagaagaaggagcttcacaaGCTCTTCCAGATATTCTTCATCTTCTTGGGCCTCGTCTTCCTGGCCCAGGCCCAGTCCCCTCGCCTCCAATGCCGCCACTGCTGGATCCCCATCACTCTCCTCTCCATGGCCCACCTCATCTTCTACGTCTCCGTCGCCCAAACCCTAAGGTGCATCAACGCCTTCAAGTACCAGCGCCGCTGCCACAAGCTTACTCTTGGTTTGGCCACCGAGAAGCTCAGGGAGATCAAGACCAGACTCGCCGGCGCCGCCACCAACGGCGCCGACTACGACTCGGTGGTTGCTGACGAGGAGTTCGAGATTCACTACCAGGAACCCCCTGAGAGCTACTTTGGAAAGTTTAAGAGGAATTGGGCTCTGCATTTTAGCTTCTTGATCTTGATCTACGCTTTTATGATCTCTTCCTCTGTCGTTCTTCTTTGCTTTTGA